The following coding sequences lie in one Arachis ipaensis cultivar K30076 chromosome B03, Araip1.1, whole genome shotgun sequence genomic window:
- the LOC107631146 gene encoding protein BRASSINOSTEROID INSENSITIVE 1-like, with product MNGHHHHYSLFFLTTTITFLSLHYHPSVSSSSEVEQLIRFKTSLPNPSLLQTWLPSNNPCSFTGITCTHSHVTSIDLSSLPLSTNLTLVSATLLTLHSLISLTLSSTKLSASLLSPLPTCTASLTTLDLSHNGLNVQLNQLFNFFAPCSNLHHLNLSNNNIVSTETVTKSLQSSLNLWVLDLSYNQLSGPDVMPWIVSSGCDPIRYLALKGNRLTGELDFSACRNLQRLDISANNFSSLVPSFRECSALEYLDISANKFSGDVAGALSGCGNLTYLNVSNNQFSGAVPLLPAGSLQFLYLSGNSFWGEIPVKVAGLCSSLVELDISSNNLTGTIPIELSDCSLLNSLVLSRNKLSGEFPVETFAGMSNLKKLSVSFNEFSGPLPQSLSKLASLESLHMSSNNFSGSIPRGLCDYPGNILKELFLPNNMLSGSIPSTISNCSQLVSLDLSFNYFKGTIPSSLGSLSELRDLILWMNMLTGEIPQELTNVKPLENLILDFNELSGEIPSGLSNCGNLSWLSLSNNRLTGEIPASIGRLSKLAILKLSNNSLSGRIPPELGDCHSLIWLDLNTNSLTGSVPAELFKQSGKIAVNFISGKTFVYIKNDGSKMFHGAGSLLEFAGIRQEQLNRISSRNSWNVTRVYQGSLGKLLPPTFNNNGSMIFLDVSHNMLSGSIPKEIGSMNYLYILYMGHNNISGNIPQDLGMLKNLGILDLSSNRLEGRIPESLAGLSFLTEIDLSNNFLSGLVPSSGQFYTFPASRFLNNSGLCGVPLAPCKDDSASGANGQRHKSHRRQVTLVGNVAMGLLSSLFCLFVLVIIAIETRKRRKKKEPALDFYVDSRSHSGTANAGWKMITAREALSINLETFEQRPLRKLTFADLLEATNGFHDDSIIGSGGFGVVYKAQLKDGSVVAIKKLIHISGQGDREFTAEMETIGRIKHKNLVPLLGYCKVGEERLLVYEYMKYGSLDILHDQKKAGIKLNWAARKKIAVGAARGLAFLHHTCNPNIIHRDMKSSNVLLDENLEARVADFGMARLMSNVDTHLSVSTLAGTPGYVPPEYYHSFRCSTHGDVYSFGVVLLELLTGKKATDSTDFGDDNLVGWVKQHAKLKKSDVFDPELRKEDPCPELELVQYLNVAFACLDYRPRRRPNMIQVLVMFKEIQAGSGMDSQSTIGTEDVCFDSVEMVDMSIKEAPDS from the coding sequence ATGAACGGTCACCACCACCACTACTCACTCTTCTTCTTAACAACCACAATCACCTTCCTTTCCCTCCATTATCACccctctgtttcttcttcttcagaggTGGAACAACTCATCAGGTTCAAAACCTCTCTCCCAAACCCATCACTCCTCCAAACGTGGCTCCCCTCCAACAACCCATGCTCCTTCACCGGAATCACCTGCACCCATTCCCACGTGACTTCCATAGACCTCAGCTCCCTCCCACTCTCCACCAACCTCACACTCGTCTCCGCCACCCTCCTCACCCTCCACAGCCTCATCTCTCTCACCCTCTCCTCCACCAAACTCTCCGCCTCCCTCCTCTCTCCACTTCCAACCTGCACCGCTTCCTTAACCACACTCGACCTCTCCCATAACGGCCTCAACGTCCAACTCAACCAACTCTTCAACTTCTTCGCTCCATGTTCCAACTTGCACCACCTCAACCTCTCCAACAACAACATCGTATCCACCGAAACCGTTACCAAGTCGTTGCAAAGTTCTTTGAATCTTTGGGTGTTGGACCTCTCTTACAACCAGCTTTCTGGTCCCGACGTTATGCCATGGATCGTCTCGTCCGGTTGCGATCCGATTCGTTACTTGGCTCTGAAAGGAAACAGGCTCACGGGAGAACTTGATTTTTCTGCTTGCCGGAACTTGCAGCGTTTGGACATTTCAGCAAACAACTTCTCTTCTCTTGTTCCTTCATTTCGGGAGTGCTCTGCTTTGGAGTACCTCGATATATCAGCAAACAAGTTTTCCGGCGACGTTGCCGGTGCTCTCTCCGGTTGCGGGAACCTCACCTACTTAAACGTTTCGAATAACCAGTTTTCCGGCGCGGTTCCGTTGCTTCCCGCCGGGAGCTTGCAGTTCCTCTATCTCTCTGGAAACAGTTTCTGGGGGGAGATCCCGGTGAAGGTCGCCGGGCTGTGTTCGAGCCTCGTGGAGCTTGATATCTCGTCGAACAACCTCACCGGCACAATTCCGATTGAACTTAGCGATTGTTCTTTGTTGAATTCACTTGTTCTATCCCGGAACAAGCTTTCCGGCGAGTTTCCGGTGGAGACCTTCGCCGGTATGAGTAACCTGAAGAAGCTCTCTGTTTCTTTCAACGAGTTTTCAGGTCCCTTGCCACAGTCACTGTCGAAATTGGCGAGTTTGGAGTCGCTGCATATGAGTTCTAACAACTTTTCAGGTTCAATTCCAAGAGGACTTTGCGATTATCCTGGGAATATTTTGAAGGAACTGTTCTTGCCAAATAACATGTTATCAGGTTCTATTCCATCCACAATCAGCAATTGTTCTCAGCTTGTTTCGTTGGATTTGAGTTTTAACTACTTTAAGGGCACCATCCCTTCAAGTTTAGGATCCCTCTCGGAACTCCGCGATTTGATCCTTTGGATGAACATGCTCACTGGGGAGATACCACAAGAGTTAACGAATGTTAAGCCTCTTGAGAATTTAATTCTTGATTTCAATGAGTTGAGTGGTGAGATTCCTTCTGGCCTAAGCAACTGTGGTAACTTGAGTTGGCTCTCTCTTTCAAATAACCGTCTGACAGGGGAGATTCCGGCCTCTATTGGCCGGCTCTCGAAGCTCGCTATACTTAAGCTGAGTAATAACTCGTTGTCTGGGAGGATTCCGCCGGAGCTTGGTGATTGTCACAGCTTGATATGGTTGGATTTGAATACTAATTCGCTGACCGGTTCGGTTCCTGCCGAGTTGTTCAAACAATCTGGCAAGATAGCCGTTAACTTCATCAGCGGGAAGACTTTTGTGTACATAAAGAACGATGGCAGTAAGATGTTCCACGGGGCAGGGAGTTTGCTGGAATTTGCAGGGATCAGGCAGGAGCAGCTGAACCGGATTTCGAGTAGGAACTCGTGGAATGTGACCAGGGTTTATCAAGGTAGCTTAGGTAAGCTCTTGCCACCAACTTTTAACAACAACGGTTCAATGATTTTCTTGGATGTTTCGCACAATATGCTCTCTGGTAGTATTCCTAAGGAGATTGGTAGCATGAACTACTTATACATTTTATATATGGGTCACAACAATATATCCGGGAACATCCCACAAGATCTTGGAATGTTGAAGAATCTTGGCATTCTTGATCTCTCTAGTAACAGGCTTGAAGGACGGATTCCTGAAAGCTTGGCAGGCCTCTCGTTTCTCACGGAGATAGATTTGTCCAACAACTTTCTCTCCGGACTGGTTCCCTCGTCGGGACAATTCTATACTTTCCCGGCTAGCAGATTCCTCAACAATTCCGGACTCTGCGGTGTTCCTCTGGCTCCGTGTAAGGACGACTCTGCATCCGGCGCCAATGGACAGCGGCACAAGTCTCATAGAAGACAGGTTACACTTGTAGGGAATGTGGCCATGGGATTGCTATCCTCGCTCTTCTGCCTCTTTGTTTTGGTTATAATCGCCATCGAGACGCgaaaaaggaggaagaagaaggagcCTGCGCTTGATTTCTACGTTGACAGTCGATCTCATTCGGGGACGGCCAATGCAGGGTGGAAGATGATTACCGCTCGCGAAGCACTCAGCATAAATCTTGAAACATTTGAGCAGCGGCCGCTTCGGAAGCTCACATTCGCGGATCTTTTAGAAGCTACCAATGGATTCCATGATGACAGCATCATCGGCTCGGGAGGTTTCGGCGTGGTGTATAAGGCCCAATTGAAGGATGGAAGTGTTGTGGCCATCAAGAAACTGATCCATATCAGTGGACAAGGGGACAGAGAATTCACTGCGGAAATGGAAACAATAGGGAGAATTAAACACAAGAATCTGGTTCCTCTACTCGGTTACTGCAAGGTCGGGGAGGAGAGGCTATTGGTTTATGAATACATGAAGTATGGGAGCCTGGATATTTTGCATGACCAGAAGAAAGCAGGGATCAAGCTGAATTGGGCGGCCAGGAAGAAAATTGCGGTGGGAGCAGCCAGAGGATTAGCTTTTCTTCACCATACTTGTAACCCAAACATCATTCATAGAGACATGAAATCAAGCAATGTGTTGCTTGATGAAAATTTGGAAGCCAGAGTTGCTGATTTTGGAATGGCTAGGCTTATGAGTAACGTGGATACACATTTGAGTGTCAGCACACTGGCCGGAACACCCGGCTATGTTCCACCCGAATACTATCACAGCTTTCGCTGTTCCACTCATGGCGATGTCTATAGCTTTGGCGTGGTTCTGTTGGAGCTTCTTACGGGGAAGAAGGCcacggattcaactgattttggCGATGACAACCTTGTGGGGTGGGTTAAACAGCATGCCAAACTCAAGAAAAGTGATGTGTTTGATCCTGAACTCAGGAAAGAGGATCCTTGCCCTGAACTTGAGCTTGTGCAGTATTTAAACGTTGCCTTTGCTTGCTTGGATTATCGGCCGCGGCGGCGTCCCAATATGATTCAAGTCTTGGTTATGTTTAAAGAAATCCAAGCAGGGTCAGGTATGGATTCACAGTCTACTATAGGTACTGAAGATGTGTGCTTTGATTCAGTTGAAATGGTAGATATGAGCATAAAAGAAGCTCCTGATTCCTGA